One part of the Lotus japonicus ecotype B-129 chromosome 2, LjGifu_v1.2 genome encodes these proteins:
- the LOC130738901 gene encoding zinc finger protein CONSTANS-LIKE 16-like, giving the protein MMSEMKGAASALGAKTARACDSCLKVRARWYCAADDAFLCHGCDNSVHSANQLASRHERVRLQSASSSKVKKSSQAQAWHSGFTRKARTPRHNNKHQQQRLKNDQQVLFNNNTFFPLVPELGSEETLLHDETDEELLCLVPVFDGFDEGLCSIYKDVKDERLENTTIKSDVGGGGDGEEKAFDLENFSSHFLPSDMDLAEFAADVESLLGEDSLKGSELVNCKDELGGAMVKVKDEELDADVACHLDSILEMNSSEVFDWNFESESLVAAEEEEKVAVPLVESRGAKKKIFLRLNYEEVIAAWDSQGSPWTTPTPPQFNSDDCWPDFLGSSGANVQCCYGEVRSLTGQAIGGGVDGGREARVSRYREKRRTRLFAKKIRYEVRKLNAEKRPRMKGRFVKRT; this is encoded by the exons ATGATGAGTGAAATGAAAGGTGCTGCAAGTGCATTGGGAGCCAAAACAGCAAGAGCTTGTGATAGCTGCTTAAAGGTGAGAGCAAGGTGGTATTGTGCTGCTGATGATGCTTTCCTCTGCCATGGCTGTGATAACTCTGTTCACTCTGCAAACCAATTAGCTAGCAGGCATGAAAGGGTGAGGCTTCAATCTGCTTCATCATCTAAGGTGAAGAAATCGTCACAGGCTCAGGCATGGCACAGTGGCTTCACACGCAAGGCAAGAACCCCACGTCACAACAACAAGCACCAACAACAAAGACTCAAAAATGATCAACAAGTGCTTTTCAATAATAACACATTTTTTCCTCTTGTGCCTGAGTTAGGAAGTGAAGAAACTCTGCTTCATGATGAGACTGATGAGGAGCTTCTATGTCTTGTGCCTGTGTTTGATGGATTTGATGAAGGGCTTTGCAGTATATACAAAGATGTGAAGGATGAGAGGCTGGAAAACACCACCATAAAAAGtgatgttggtggtggtggtgatggtgaagaaAAAGCCTTTGACTTGGAGAATTTTTCCTCCCATTTTCTCCCATCAGATATGGATCTTGCTGAGTTTGCTGCTGATGTGGAAAGCTTGCTTGGTGAAGATTCATTGAAGGGATCAGAACTGGTTAATTGCAAAGATGAACTTGGAGGTGCAATGGTGAAGGTTAAGGATGAAGAATTGGATGCTGATGTGGCTTGTCATTTGGATTCAATACTTGAAATGAATAGTAGTGAGGTTTTTGATTGGAATTTTGAATCAGAATCACTGGTAGCAGCTGAAGAGGAGGAAAAAGTGGCGGTTCCATTGGTGGAAAGTCGCGGTGCTAAGAAGAAGATATTTTTGAGGCTAAACTATGAGGAAGTGATTGCTGCTTGGGATAGCCAAGGTTCTCCATGGACAACACCAACCCCACCTCAGTTCAACTCTGATGATTGCTGGCCAGACTTTTTG GGTTCGAGCGGCGCAAATGTCCAATGCTGCTATGGGGAAGTAAGGAGCTTAACGGGGCAGGCAATAGGGGGTGGTGTAGATGGAGGAAGAGAAGCAAGAGTCTCACGGTACCGAGAGAAGAGAAGAACACGTTTATTTGCCAAGAAGATAAGGTATGAAGTAAGGAAGTTGAACGCAGAGAAAAGACCAAGAATGAAAGGTCGATTTGTCAAGAGGACTTAA
- the LOC130738902 gene encoding carbon catabolite repressor protein 4 homolog 5, protein MKLSERIRNRTRTSPQLPSGDIVRRRKRQSLPPPGNSSGRHHRSKRMRHSESDHSGLNCGVFSRRWVFSSKDCSNCMDKVVVVSYNILGVENASRHLDLYSNIPRSFLAWDRRKSLILEEINHYNASILCFQEVDHFNDLDGLFQNNGFKGVYKARTGGARDGCAIFWKDKLFNLLHQEDIEFQRFGLRNNVAQLCVFEVNRDRPESDTCELTAVTPSSGKKRFIVGNIHVLFNPNRGDIKLGQVRLLLDKAYKLSQEWGNIPVIIAGDLNSLPQSAIYKFVSSSKLDIQFHNRKNMSGQLEIQSNDRIFRSEIGDDASISVSVSRQLLHKWNVEELRLATGAEGVTHLQHHLKLCSAYSGVPGNQRTRDDIGEPLATSYHSKFMGTVDYIWHSEELTPVRVLETLPIDILRRTRGLPNEKWGSDHLAVVCELAFTNNDNLS, encoded by the exons ATGAAGCTTTCGGAGCGAATACGTAACCGGACTCGTACCTCGCCGCAGTTACCCAGCGGCGACATAGTGCGCCGCCGTAAACGCCAAAGTCTGCCGCCACCTGGGAATTCTAGCGGTCGCCATCATCGGTCAAAGCGGATGAGACATTCTGAGTCCGATCATTCGGGCTTAAACTGCGGAGTGTTTTCTAGGAGATGGGTTTTCTCTTCCAAAGATTGTTCTAATTGCATGG ATAAGGTTGTAGTTGTTTCATACAATATACTTGGTGTTGAGAATGCATCTAGGCATCTGGATTTGTATTCTAACATTCCACGTAGTTTCTTAGCGTGGGACAGGCGGAAAAGTCTCATACTTGAAGAAATTAATCATTATAATGCAAGCATACTGTGTTTCCAG GAGGTTGATCATTTTAATGATTTGGATGGTCTTTTCCAGAACAATGGCTTTAAAGGTGTTTACAAG GCTCGCACAGGGGGAGCACGTGATGGTTGTGCTATATTTTGGAAAGACAAATT ATTTAATCTTTTGCATCAAGAAGATATAGAGTTTCAGAGATTTGGCCTGCGTAACAATGTAGCTCAACTTTGTGTTTTTGAG GTAAACCGTGATAGACCAGAATCCGACACATGTGAATTAACAGCAGT GACGCCATCTTCCGGTAAAAAAAGATTTATAGTAGGAAATATACATGTGCTGTTCAACCCAAATCGTGGCGACATCAAACTGGGCCAG GTCAGACTCTTACTTGATAAAGCCTACAAGTTGTCACAAGAATGGGGCAACATCCCTGTTATTATTGCTGGGGATTTAAATAGTCTTCCACAG AGTGCAATATATAAGTTTGTGTCTTCATCCAAG CTAGACATCCAATTTCATAATCGCAAAAACATGTCAGGTCAGCTTGAAATCCAGTCCAATGATAGGATCTTCAGATCAGAGATTGGTGATGATGCTAG CATTTCAGTGTCGGTTTCAAGGCAATTGCTACACAAATGGAATGTAGAAGAACTAAGGCTTGCAACTGGTGCAGAAGGAGTCACTCATCTTCAGCACCATCTCAAGCTATGCAGTGCTTATAGTGGTGTTCCG GGAAACCAGAGAACAAGAGATGATATTGGTGAGCCCTTGGCGACATCATACCACTCCAAGTTTATGGGAACAGTTGATTATATCTG GCATTCTGAGGAACTTACTCCAGTTAGAGTTCTCGAAACCTTACCGATTGATATTCTTAGAAGAACTAGAGGACTCCCTAATGAG AAATGGGGAAGCGATCACCTCGCTGTTGTGTGTGAATTGGCGTTCACAAACAATGATAATTTGTCATGA